The nucleotide window CATTCCCAAACAAATTAAGGCTTTTCCTGCAAAAGAGAAGGAATTAGCTCCCACCCCTGGTGTGCCCTGGGAGAAGGGTGGCAGTATGGTCAAGTAGGCATGCTGACATGAGTACGTTGCTCATGAGAACCTTTGGGGCCCACATGGGGCATCACTGAAATAGTGACCAAGTGCTACCAGGCACACCCCACCTTAACATAGGAGTGTCATATGGATACACGGCCACCAGGGGTCCTACAGTCTGGTGTGGGGACTACCGACAAGGCCAGGGTTATTTCTAATTAAGAGGATGGTAATTCACTGAAGTAAAGTGGCTTTGCTCCAAAACTCTAGGTCTTGCGTTGTGATTCTCCTTTTAGACAGCTGCCACCGTCACTTGGAGCATGATGGGCTCTCCTAGGTCCACTTAGAGTGGACCCAGTGGACAATACTCTATGCTCAGCTTGCCTCGAAGCTGCCAGGTTTTCAGATCACCTGGTGTGTGCCAGAGCGTGGGTTTCTCTCCAAAATGGAAGATGCTCTCTAAGATTTGACCATCACTCTTCGAGGGAGGGCAGTGATTTTTCACGCACTTCAGAGGAAATAGGCTGACAAGGCTCAGGAACTTCACTGATGGGGCGGCCTCCTCAGTGTGAAGTTTCCTCTCTTTGTCACACGTGTGCCTTACAAGGCCTCCGGTGTGCTCTCCCGGTGCCCGGTCTCCCTGCCCTTTCAGCAGAAAGTCATCACAGAAGCGGGCTGGCAGGATGCCCTGCGGAAGGACTGCGGCCCCGAGCTGGAGAGCCGCTCTAGCCTTGGGTGGGTCAGTAAAGTGTATTACTGCCCCTGCCAGGTGAAAGCTAAGCGTTTCCGGTGTTGTCTGTGTATGGAAATGGAGCAAAATGCATTTACCAAATAAAGACCCCACAACTGAAGTACTTTATTAATTTACAACATCGAGGAAACCATATCTGGTTTGCAATTGGAGTTACCGCTGGACCAAGTTTGCTATGATCTATGCCAGTCTCCATTCTCTAGACACAGGGGATCTACGCTTTAGTTCGTATCCTCTCGCCAATGTGCCGCTGCCTTTGGGCAGAGTACTGGCCTCTAGCATCCGGTTTCCCTGTCGGTCCATGAGCTCTCCCACTACCTGTCTGACAGCACTTCTGTGCCCAGTATCAGGAACCCAGAGCTGATGCGTCATCATGGTGGAGCAGCTGACGTTTCTAGTGGCCACTCCCTGGACTGCAGTCTGTCCCGCTGAACTAGGCATGGGCCACCCAGCCAGCCAGAAAGTTCTGAGAAGTGACTCTACAATACACGGAAGAAAATGTATGGGGACTGTACTTGGCTTTCAGTGCATCTCCCTTACCCTGAAAGCCCCTGCTCTTCTCTACGGTTTTATTGAGTCTGAGAAATGAGGTATTAGGCCCCTCATCTTACAAAGGAGTGGGAGGAAAGCAGCAAAGCATTCTCTTCAGATGAAGCATAAAATACCAACGTTGTCATCTCAAGCTGTGGTGCGGGCAGAGAGGAGAGTAACTTGGGGATGTTGGGAGAGGGGCGTGGGAGTATGGCTTCAAGGCGTGCCATGGGTGGTCCTAGGCACGTAGCCAGCGGTCACTTCCGTCTGTGTAGCTTAGACTCCTTGACACAGCTCACACATGCGCACACGCAGGTCTGATTGGGGCTGGCTGGAGCTGCAAAGAGGGGTCCCCAGGGAGAGTCCCCCCCAGAGTGAACCTGAGCCTCTCTTGCCTGcgttccccttcccccccaggaAGAAGTCCCTCCTGGTGAATAACGTCTTCGTGGTGGCCGCGGCGATCCTGTTTGGCTTCAGCCGCAGAGCAGGCTCCTTCGAGATGCTCGTGCTGGGCAGGCTGCTCATGGGCGTCAGTGCAGGTATGGCGGGAGGACAGCTCATCCCGCCTCTCTTCCTACTCATTCACGTATTCCATTTATGCACTcacatgttctctttctttcatgcATTCGTGCATTCTCTTCCTTCACGTTTTCCACTCAGGCCCACCTCTTCTtttgcaaaatgattattttgcaaGATGGTTTATCTCAAAAGGCTCATAGAACTAGACGCTTCAAGTGGatatagaaacaggaaaaagttgTACAGGGGTGTGAATACAGACATCCCCAAGCCTATGCTAACAGAGGTCCCGTATTTGAGCCACACTCTAAGCCaggagcttcctggcagccaaggTACAAAGGCATCAAGGGTGAGTTCTCAGATCTTCCCTACAGCGCAGAGTAGCCTATTAGGGGCTCCGCACTTTCTGGGGTTTGTCATGTGAGGGAGCACATCTACCTGGGCTTTTAGGGAGACCCATCAGCAGATCCGCTCTTGTCTGGCTATGTTTATACAGGCGGGTGTCTATGTCCATATTAGTTATCTATTCCTGGGAAAGAAAGTACTCTGAAACTTAGTGGCTATGCACACATCTAGGCTTGAGCATGAATGTCCAGACCATGTACCTGGGGGAAAGTGCCCCCAAGGAGCTCCGAGGAGCCGTGGCCATGACCCCAGCCATCTTTGCCGCCCTGGGGATCGTGATAGGTCAGGTGGTCGGACTCAGGTAAGCACCCTGTCTCCATGTGCCCTGAGTGGTTTGAGGGGTGCCAGAAAAAGCCCTTCACCTCAATTTCTCCTCTGTCCATGACGTGTGTTACGGTGTCGCTTCTTTGACTTAAGAAACCTTCTTTGTATTGAAATCCTGTCTGCACCCATCTGGCCAATGCCCAAAACGGGTATTACTCAACCATCCATCAGTGTGAATCaccattttcccttctctctagATCAGGGAGCAAAGAACAGTCCTTAACAAGAGAGAGGGTGAACGTTTGGGCTTTTAAAGGGGAGCGTGTTCTGGTCATCTcagaaaagagaggggagggcagagcctggagccCTGGAAGAGGAGTTGCTATAGATAGGGTGGGGCCATGGCCCTGCTTTATCTTGGGACCGTACCTGGGATGGGAGGGATCTTGGTGGCCAGACCCACGACTGGTTAGAAAGAAGCGGAGAGCAATACATGTCCTCTGCCCTCAGGAGGGCGGGCAGGCAGGGgaccccaggggtggggggggtggggaggtcagggGAGTAGGGGGCTAGTGGGCAGGGCTCTGGCAAGGAAGCACCTGCTCtggcctctcctctgcctccccagggaGCTCCTGGGTGACCCAGGGGCCTGGCCCCTGCTGCTGGCCAGCTGCCTGGTGCCTGGGGTGCTCCagcttgcctccctccctctgctccctgagaGCCCACGCTACCTCCTCATTGACCGTGGAGACACTGAGGCCTGCCTGGCAGGTGAGTCCCTGACCATGAGTCCCCAGACCACCCTTGACCCAGAGGCACATCTGTCCAGAGCATGTGAATCCTCATTTCTTAGGTTTCATTTATCAGGGAAAAGCTCTCCCTCACTTTTGtgccatccatccatctcttcaAAACTctttatcggggcgcctgggtggctcagttggttaaatgtctgccttgtcatgatctgagggtcctgggattgagcccgggtccggctctgcactcagcaaggagtctgcttctctctctccctctccctctgcccctccccccactcatactccctctctcacataaataaataaaatctctaaaaaaaaaaaaccaaccccaaaaCTCTTTACCAAGGGGCTGTCCTAAGTGCCAAGGCAGCGGGATAGAGCAGAACTGGCCCCTGACCTCTGGGCACTGCAGGATGGTGCCAATGAAGAGCCCTCCCCTTAGCACATACGCAAGATGAAACCCTGTCACTGGCTGCTGATGGGCTGATTCAGTAGCTGTGGTCGTGATAATGATACCCAAGAACAATACCAAAATCGCCGGCTTAACACACTCCATCATTGTGTCGTCTACTCATCCACTTGCTGGGCTGGCTGTATAACCGCTGATCTCAGCTGGGTGGCTCACGGTGTCTGGGAATCCCCGGGGAGCCAGTCCAGGCTGGTCTGGGCCAGAGCCATTCAGTTCTGCCGCACATGCCTCTTCTCTCACTCTGGTCCCAACGGGCTAGCCCGGGGATGTTCTTATCACAGCGACCGCAGGGGCCCAAGAAAGCAAATCCAGCTGCAGGACCATTTTGCAAACCTGTGCTCCCCGTGCCGGTGAACAGCCCATCAGTGAGGTCACTGAACCCAAAATCAAGGGATGGGCAAGTCAATGGCATATCCTCTCACATGACCAGGGGCATGGATTTAGAGAAAGGTGAGGACCAGGGCCTACTCCTGCACCTTCTCAGCCTATCATTGTGGCCACAGCTATTCCTGATATCCCTCCCCTGTGCAAAACACGCTCAGCGTCATCTGGGACCCTGCAGTCTCATCTGATCATGGCATCAGTCTTCCTGTCCAGGATCTAAAGATCACATCAAGTCTCTATGTGCCTTCTCTTGATCCAGAGACCTAGGAGATAAAAACACAAGTCTTCTGCCCCTCTGAACTCAACACCTCAACACACAATGGTGAAAGTAGGACAGTGTAACCAGAACTAATCCTCACTTCAAAGGGAGCAGAAAACAGTCACTGGTCCTTAATGCTAAGGTGCTCCTGGGAAAACGCTGCCAGATCTCCTTGCTTTTCCGGTAGGGAATGTTCTGTGATCACGTCCTAGCTCTGCCTCCTGGGAGGGGCTCCCAGGCCGTGGTTTTCCCAGGTTCCGGCTTCTGTCCTCTGAGATACTCTTCCTTGATAGCTTCTGAAGAGGACATTGTAAATGTACTCATAGAAAGTTGGGGCACAGAAGTCTTTACAGTTCAAATTGTCTTGGTCCCTTTTCATCCAGGCTGGCAGACCTTTTGTCAACagaattttctcaaaaacaatgtgatttttctatgtatttgatCGATGTGCCAAAAAGCCACACCCACAGTCTTTTTGAAACATGCTTCCCTCTTAAAACCGAATGACTGGAATTTGGGGCATGTCAGGCTGCTGGGGCCAACACCCTTAAGCCCCCCCAAATGCCCCTTTTCCAGCCATGAGGGTCTATGAGGCACTGGCATTCAGCCACACCCTTAGTTTGATTGTTACCCTGAGTCCATGGCTCACTGGCAGGGCTTGGATTTGATCTTTGCTTTCAGGCCATAACTCAACGTGGAACTCTTTTTGGTAACTGGAGGTACTAGAGATGAGAAAcacatttactttttgtttttgtttttttattaaaccaACCTAGTGAGTTCCAGAATaagttaaatttaattaaatcttGTTCCCTCTGAAGGTCTTTTTGaactcatgtttttctttttctccctcttttttaagatttatttataaataagtaagacaaacagagagagagcacaagcagggggagctgcagggagaagcaggcttcccactgagcagggagcctgatgcaggactcgatcccaggaccgtgggatcatgacctgagccaaaggcagacacttaaccgactgagccacctaggcacccatcATGTTTTGTTTAGAGTAAGCTTAGAATACTTAGCTAAAAGCAACCAGTTCATGTTTTCACCACATAAGGATCTCTTCCCTTGAGTATGGGAGTTGATaaggtctgttttctttcttcctcaatACTGCCCGGCATACCCAGGCTTCTATTCTTCCAGCCTCCTCACCATCTCTGCCTGTTATTGGAATCAGTATCATAGATTACAGGTCCCAGAATGGTAGCATCCAGTCCTGGTACCCATTAATTAATTCTTCAGTTTTCTGTGGCTGCCTAATAATCGTATCTCAGTGGCAAACTAAAGAAGCAATCACTTAGTTCGAGCCCCTGTGAGTTCCGTGGGGTTGGCTGATGTAGGCTGCGCCTGGCTGGTGGCTTTACTGGTCTTGGGCGCTCATAGAGGTCTGCTGGGCATTGTCTAATTTAGGAGGGTCCCAGCTGGGCATCTCTGCTCTTCCTGGGACCCGTGGGCTAGCCCCGACACACCTTTTTATGATGATGGTAGAAGAGCAGAAGAAATGAGCAAGATCTCTTAAGGCTTGGGCTGGAATTTGCATACCCTCCCTACAGCCTCATCCTATTGGccagagcaagtcacatggcACAGCCCAATGCCGAGGGGCAGGATACATGCTTGCCCGTTTGGTGGGGACCGCTGCAAAAATCACCCAGCAGAGGGCCTGGGTACAGGGAAGGGTGGAGAACTGGGGACGTTGGATGACGGCAATCTGCCGCAATTGTGTCCAGTCTGATATATCCGCAGAACCCGAGCTCCTAAAGCCTTGTTTGGTCCGTGATGCCCTGAAATGACAGGGACAGGGGAAGAGCATCCCCATCTGATCAGGGGGACCCAGAGAGAGGGTGAACGGAGTTCGAGGTGGGAGCTCACTCTGGGGGACCAGGGCTCAGCGCCCTCTacccccgccccagccctgcaGCGGCTGCGGGGCACGGCGAACGTGGTGGGGGAGCTGgcggagctggaggaggagcgcGCCGCCTGCCAGGGCCAGCGCGCGCGGCGCCCGTGGGAGCTGTTCCAGGATCGAGGCCTGCGGAGACAGGTGACGAGCCTCGTGGTGCTGGGCAGTGCCTTGGAGCTCTGCGGGAACGACTCGGTGAGGCCCCCCTCGTCCCCCACGCCGGGCCGGGATGCTGCAGACCGCAGCCCGCCGGCAGCccgcccctctgcccctcctctccaggtGTACGCGTATGCCTCCTCGGTGTTCCGGGAGGCGGGGATCCCCAAGGGGAAGGTCCAGTATGCCGTCTTGGGGACTGGGAGCTGCGAGCTGCTTGCGGCCTGCCTCAGTGTGAGTTTGTCGTGGGCTCGGGCTGACCCTCCACCAGCCCTGCGGGGAAGGGGAGGCGTGGGGGGCTGACACTCGGAGGACTTAAGTCCTCTACCTTGAGCCCTTTTCCACTCCAGGTCACTGTGCCCAAATGGGGCGACTTAgccagcatttattaagcaccaacTGCTGGCCGTGCACTTAAAACACCattttgagatgaggaaactgaatgaAGTGGAGTGACcaaattaatacttaaaaaattaataggggcgcctgggtggttcagtcggttgagcttctgccttccgATCGCGTggtgatttcggggtcctgggattgagccccgtgtcgggctccctgcttagcggggaatctgcttctctctcttctctgcccctccccgctgctcatgctctctcgctcagtcactctctctcaaataaataaagtcttttttttttttaattttttatttattcgacagagatagagacagccagcaagagagggaacacaagcagggggagtgggagaggaagaagggctcccagcggaggagcctgatgtggggctcgatcccagaacgccgggatcatgccctgagccgaaggcagacgcttaacctctgtgccacccaggcgcccctaaataaataaagtcttaaaaaaaattaataatgtctTAATCTCCTGAAGCAATCAACTGTTCCTAACTGCGCCCCCCCAACAGCTTCAAACCAAGAAAAGCATGCTTCCAGCGCGGGGCGGGGTGTCAGTGACCAGGGCTCCTTTTCTTTGCAGTGTGTGCTGATCGAGCGGGTGGGCCGCCGCGTGCTGCTGATAGGGGGGTACTGCCTGATGGCCTGCTGGGGAACTGTCTTCACAGCAGCACTATGCCTGCAGGTACCTGGGCTGGAGTGAGGGTTGCAACCTGGGACACCCTGATCTCCACCTCACTTCACACCCTCTGCCCCTTTACTGCAGAGCTCCTTCCCCTGGATGCCCTACCTGGCCATGTCCTGCATCTTTGCCTTTGTCCTCAGCTTTGGCATTGGCCCTGGTGAGTGGGCCCAAGGAAGCCAGGGCTTCGGGCTTTGCAGAAGGAACTCGAAAGTCTGCGTGCGTGATGGGTGGATGTGAATGAAGTTATCACccacatgcccctcccccca belongs to Ailuropoda melanoleuca isolate Jingjing chromosome 14, ASM200744v2, whole genome shotgun sequence and includes:
- the SLC2A11 gene encoding solute carrier family 2, facilitated glucose transporter member 11 isoform X4: MRKKSLLVNNVFVVAAAILFGFSRRAGSFEMLVLGRLLMGVSAGLSMNVQTMYLGESAPKELRGAVAMTPAIFAALGIVIGQVVGLRELLGDPGAWPLLLASCLVPGVLQLASLPLLPESPRYLLIDRGDTEACLAALQRLRGTANVVGELAELEEERAACQGQRARRPWELFQDRGLRRQVTSLVVLGSALELCGNDSVYAYASSVFREAGIPKGKVQYAVLGTGSCELLAACLSCVLIERVGRRVLLIGGYCLMACWGTVFTAALCLQSSFPWMPYLAMSCIFAFVLSFGIGPAGVTGILVTELFDQKTRPAAYMVAGALVWTLLFLVGLGFPFLQEGLSHFLYVPFLGVCVCAAIYTGFFLPETKGKTFLEISKELHKLNFPRQSQGPEWTGPEVILSTEL
- the SLC2A11 gene encoding solute carrier family 2, facilitated glucose transporter member 11 isoform X3 gives rise to the protein MIQGRVLLLTICAAGIGGTFQFGYNLSIINAPTLHIQEFINETWWVRTGQPLPDHLVLFVWSLIVSLYPLGGLFGALLAGPLAVMLGRKKSLLVNNVFVVAAAILFGFSRRAGSFEMLVLGRLLMGVSAGLSMNVQTMYLGESAPKELRGAVAMTPAIFAALGIVIGQVVGLRELLGDPGAWPLLLASCLVPGVLQLASLPLLPESPRYLLIDRGDTEACLAALQRLRGTANVVGELAELEEERAACQGQRARRPWELFQDRGLRRQVTSLVVLGSALELCGNDSVYAYASSVFREAGIPKGKVQYAVLGTGSCELLAACLSCVLIERVGRRVLLIGGYCLMACWGTVFTAALCLQSSFPWMPYLAMSCIFAFVLSFGIGPAGVTGILVTELFDQKTRPAAYMVAGALVWTLLFLVGLGFPFLQEGLSHFLYVPFLGVCVCAAIYTGFFLPETKGKTFLEISKELHKLNFPRQSQGPEWTGPEVILSTEL
- the SLC2A11 gene encoding solute carrier family 2, facilitated glucose transporter member 11 isoform X6, encoding MKKSLLVNNVFVVAAAILFGFSRRAGSFEMLVLGRLLMGVSAGLSMNVQTMYLGESAPKELRGAVAMTPAIFAALGIVIGQVVGLRELLGDPGAWPLLLASCLVPGVLQLASLPLLPESPRYLLIDRGDTEACLAALQRLRGTANVVGELAELEEERAACQGQRARRPWELFQDRGLRRQVTSLVVLGSALELCGNDSVYAYASSVFREAGIPKGKVQYAVLGTGSCELLAACLSCVLIERVGRRVLLIGGYCLMACWGTVFTAALCLQSSFPWMPYLAMSCIFAFVLSFGIGPAGVTGILVTELFDQKTRPAAYMVAGALVWTLLFLVGLGFPFLQEGLSHFLYVPFLGVCVCAAIYTGFFLPETKGKTFLEISKELHKLNFPRQSQGPEWTGPEVILSTEL
- the SLC2A11 gene encoding solute carrier family 2, facilitated glucose transporter member 11 isoform X1, whose translation is MKALQRLIQGRVLLLTICAAGIGGTFQFGYNLSIINAPTLHIQEFINETWWVRTGQPLPDHLVLFVWSLIVSLYPLGGLFGALLAGPLAVMLGRKKSLLVNNVFVVAAAILFGFSRRAGSFEMLVLGRLLMGVSAGLSMNVQTMYLGESAPKELRGAVAMTPAIFAALGIVIGQVVGLRELLGDPGAWPLLLASCLVPGVLQLASLPLLPESPRYLLIDRGDTEACLAALQRLRGTANVVGELAELEEERAACQGQRARRPWELFQDRGLRRQVTSLVVLGSALELCGNDSVYAYASSVFREAGIPKGKVQYAVLGTGSCELLAACLSCVLIERVGRRVLLIGGYCLMACWGTVFTAALCLQSSFPWMPYLAMSCIFAFVLSFGIGPAGVTGILVTELFDQKTRPAAYMVAGALVWTLLFLVGLGFPFLQEGLSHFLYVPFLGVCVCAAIYTGFFLPETKGKTFLEISKELHKLNFPRQSQGPEWTGPEVILSTEL
- the SLC2A11 gene encoding solute carrier family 2, facilitated glucose transporter member 11 isoform X2; the encoded protein is MLEKCIQGRVLLLTICAAGIGGTFQFGYNLSIINAPTLHIQEFINETWWVRTGQPLPDHLVLFVWSLIVSLYPLGGLFGALLAGPLAVMLGRKKSLLVNNVFVVAAAILFGFSRRAGSFEMLVLGRLLMGVSAGLSMNVQTMYLGESAPKELRGAVAMTPAIFAALGIVIGQVVGLRELLGDPGAWPLLLASCLVPGVLQLASLPLLPESPRYLLIDRGDTEACLAALQRLRGTANVVGELAELEEERAACQGQRARRPWELFQDRGLRRQVTSLVVLGSALELCGNDSVYAYASSVFREAGIPKGKVQYAVLGTGSCELLAACLSCVLIERVGRRVLLIGGYCLMACWGTVFTAALCLQSSFPWMPYLAMSCIFAFVLSFGIGPAGVTGILVTELFDQKTRPAAYMVAGALVWTLLFLVGLGFPFLQEGLSHFLYVPFLGVCVCAAIYTGFFLPETKGKTFLEISKELHKLNFPRQSQGPEWTGPEVILSTEL